One window of Halopseudomonas maritima genomic DNA carries:
- the gyrA gene encoding DNA gyrase subunit A, producing the protein MGELAKEILPVNIEDELKQSYLDYAMSVIVGRALPDVRDGLKPVHRRVLYAMSELGNDWNKPYLKSARVVGDVIGKYHPHGDSAVYDTIVRMAQNFSMRYPLVDGQGNFGSIDGDNAAAMRYTEVRMAKLTHELLADLDKETVDWVPNYDGKEQIPDVLPTKIPHLLVNGSSGIAVGMATNIPPHNLTEVINGCLAVISNPDISIDELMEFIPGPDFPTAGIINGRAGIVEAYRTGRGRIYVRARCEIEDIDKVGGRQQIVISELPYQLNKARLIEKIAELVKEKKLEGITELRDESDKDGIRVVIELRRGEVPEVVLNNLYAQTQMQSVFGINVVGLLDGQPKILNLKELLEAFVRHRREVVTRRTVYELRKARERGHILEGQAVALSNIDPVIELIKKSPTPAEAREALIATAWEPGAVVEMVERAGAESCRPDGLDEQYGLREGKYYLSPEQAQAILDLRLHRLTGLEHEKLLTEYQQILEQIGELLRILNSQERLMEVIVEELEKVRDDFGDERRTEIVASRMDLSLADLIAEEDRVVTISHGGYAKSQPLTDYQAQRRGGRGKAATGVKDEDYVEHLLVAHSHATLLLFSSRGKVYWLKTYEIPEASRAARGRPLVNLLPLEEGEWITAMLQVDLEALQQQSAEEGEELEDEAGVIEGEAVEVEADADGDADSDDDDNDEPTGSYIFMATARGTVKKTPLVQFSRPRSNGLIALRLEEGDTLIAAAITDGSRDIMLFSDGGKVIRFKERHVRTMGRTARGVRGMRLPTEQRLISMLIPEPEAQILTASERGYGKRTVLEEFPRRGRGGQGVIAMVSNERNGALVGAVQVVDGEEIMLISDQGTLVRTRVSEVSSLSRNTQGVMLIRLAPEEKLVGLERVQEPTEDEIDLAAEDAEEGDAQQPEGDEQQPVDDQE; encoded by the coding sequence ATGGGTGAACTGGCCAAAGAAATCCTTCCAGTCAATATCGAAGACGAACTGAAACAGTCCTACCTGGATTACGCCATGAGCGTAATCGTCGGCCGGGCTCTGCCGGATGTGCGTGACGGCCTCAAGCCGGTGCACCGTCGCGTGCTCTACGCCATGAGCGAGCTGGGCAACGACTGGAACAAGCCGTACCTGAAATCGGCACGTGTGGTTGGTGACGTTATCGGTAAATACCACCCGCACGGCGACTCGGCGGTATACGACACCATCGTGCGTATGGCGCAGAACTTCTCCATGCGTTATCCGCTGGTTGACGGCCAGGGCAACTTCGGCTCCATCGACGGCGATAACGCGGCAGCCATGCGTTACACCGAAGTGCGCATGGCCAAGCTGACCCATGAGCTGCTGGCTGACCTGGATAAGGAAACCGTCGACTGGGTACCCAACTACGACGGTAAAGAGCAGATTCCAGACGTTCTGCCCACCAAGATTCCGCACCTGCTGGTCAACGGCTCCAGCGGTATCGCCGTCGGCATGGCGACCAACATCCCGCCGCACAACCTGACTGAAGTGATCAACGGTTGTCTGGCCGTGATCAGCAACCCGGACATCAGCATCGACGAGCTGATGGAGTTTATTCCGGGTCCGGACTTCCCGACGGCCGGTATCATCAACGGTCGTGCCGGCATTGTTGAGGCCTATCGCACTGGCCGGGGCCGCATCTACGTGCGCGCCCGCTGCGAAATTGAAGATATCGACAAGGTTGGCGGTCGCCAGCAGATCGTCATTTCCGAGCTGCCGTACCAGCTGAACAAAGCGCGTCTGATCGAAAAGATCGCCGAGCTGGTCAAAGAGAAAAAGCTCGAAGGCATCACTGAACTGCGCGATGAGTCCGACAAGGACGGTATCCGCGTGGTTATCGAGCTGCGCCGAGGCGAAGTGCCTGAGGTCGTGCTCAACAACCTCTACGCCCAGACCCAGATGCAGAGCGTGTTCGGCATCAACGTGGTCGGCTTGCTCGACGGTCAGCCGAAGATTCTCAACCTCAAGGAGCTGCTCGAAGCCTTCGTCCGTCACCGCCGTGAAGTGGTGACCCGTCGTACCGTTTACGAGCTGCGCAAGGCGCGTGAACGCGGGCACATCCTGGAAGGTCAGGCGGTCGCGCTGTCGAACATTGACCCGGTCATCGAGCTGATCAAAAAGTCGCCCACCCCGGCGGAAGCCCGCGAAGCCTTGATCGCCACGGCTTGGGAGCCGGGCGCGGTGGTTGAAATGGTCGAGCGCGCCGGCGCCGAGTCTTGCCGCCCCGATGGTTTGGACGAGCAATACGGCCTGCGTGAAGGCAAGTATTACCTGTCCCCTGAGCAGGCCCAGGCCATTCTGGATCTGCGTCTGCATCGCCTGACCGGTCTGGAGCACGAAAAGCTGCTGACCGAGTACCAGCAGATTCTTGAGCAGATTGGCGAGCTGCTGCGCATCCTGAACAGCCAGGAGCGCCTGATGGAAGTGATCGTCGAGGAGCTGGAAAAGGTACGTGATGATTTTGGCGACGAGCGTCGTACCGAAATCGTTGCCTCGCGCATGGACCTGTCCCTGGCCGACCTGATTGCCGAAGAAGACCGCGTGGTGACTATCTCCCACGGCGGTTACGCCAAGAGCCAGCCGCTGACCGACTACCAGGCCCAGCGCCGTGGCGGCCGCGGCAAGGCAGCGACCGGCGTGAAAGATGAAGACTATGTCGAACACCTGCTGGTCGCCCACAGTCACGCTACGCTGCTGCTGTTCTCCAGTCGCGGCAAGGTGTACTGGCTCAAGACCTACGAAATTCCTGAAGCCTCGCGCGCCGCGCGTGGCCGCCCGCTGGTCAACCTGCTGCCGCTGGAAGAAGGTGAGTGGATCACCGCCATGTTGCAGGTCGACCTGGAGGCGCTGCAGCAGCAGAGCGCCGAAGAGGGCGAGGAGCTGGAGGACGAGGCGGGTGTAATCGAAGGTGAAGCCGTTGAAGTCGAGGCAGATGCCGATGGCGACGCTGACAGCGACGATGACGACAACGACGAGCCTACCGGTTCCTACATCTTTATGGCCACCGCGCGCGGCACCGTGAAGAAGACCCCGCTGGTGCAGTTCAGCCGTCCGCGCAGCAATGGCCTGATCGCCCTGCGCCTGGAAGAGGGCGACACCCTGATCGCCGCCGCCATTACCGACGGCTCGCGTGACATCATGCTGTTCTCCGACGGTGGCAAGGTTATCCGCTTCAAGGAGCGTCATGTGCGCACCATGGGCCGTACCGCACGCGGTGTGCGCGGCATGCGTCTGCCGACCGAACAGCGCCTGATCTCCATGCTGATCCCCGAGCCCGAGGCGCAGATTCTGACCGCCTCCGAGCGTGGTTACGGCAAGCGCACCGTGCTGGAAGAGTTTCCGCGTCGTGGTCGTGGTGGTCAGGGCGTGATCGCTATGGTCTCCAATGAGCGCAATGGCGCGCTGGTGGGCGCTGTTCAGGTGGTCGATGGTGAGGAAATTATGCTGATTTCTGACCAGGGCACGCTGGTACGCACCCGCGTCAGCGAAGTATCCAGCCTGTCGCGTAACACCCAGGGCGTCATGCTCATTCGTCTGGCGCCGGAAGAAAAACTGGTCGGCCTGGAGCGCGTCCAAGAGCCCACTGAGGACGAGATTGACTTGGCCGCTGAGGATGCCGAAGAAGGCGACGCCCAGCAGCCGGAAGGTGATGAGCAGCAACCCGTGGATGATCAGGAGTAA
- a CDS encoding translation initiation factor eIF-2B alpha/beta/delta subunit family protein has translation MLQIEAVADSTVLRAVSWLPEGAVRLLDQRRMPELVTQDCRDEVEVLAAIRCGVVAGAAAMGVAAAFGVVLAARQLVTPVRSWSQALEPVIAAFAALGPMAANVHWTLGIMRQTLTGLAADVDVPARLLNAAEAIAAADQEANRSMARFGLQLLRRHHSAEQKLMLLGYSGELSGGGGGTAMGVVQAAYRAGVLKEVLVSEASPSQAGSRLAAWELERAGVPHLLMADSAAARIMKCDPVSWVIVGAERIAANGDVITTQGTYALAILAMHHGLRFMVVASTAALDMSLSDGDALEPEVLHGAAGASQPLDVTPVELIDAIVTEKGVIERPDEGKIAKLMSIRRLH, from the coding sequence ATGTTGCAGATAGAGGCGGTAGCGGATAGTACGGTGTTGCGCGCAGTCAGTTGGCTGCCGGAGGGTGCGGTCAGGCTGCTGGATCAGCGCCGAATGCCCGAGCTGGTAACCCAGGATTGCCGCGATGAGGTTGAGGTGTTGGCGGCCATACGTTGTGGTGTGGTGGCTGGCGCTGCGGCAATGGGCGTTGCCGCGGCCTTTGGTGTGGTGCTGGCGGCGCGACAACTGGTCACGCCGGTGCGGAGCTGGTCGCAGGCGCTGGAGCCGGTGATTGCTGCTTTTGCCGCGCTCGGGCCAATGGCGGCCAACGTGCATTGGACCTTGGGCATCATGCGGCAGACCCTGACGGGATTGGCGGCGGATGTGGATGTGCCTGCGCGCTTGCTGAACGCCGCCGAAGCAATCGCCGCAGCCGATCAGGAGGCCAACAGGAGCATGGCGCGCTTTGGTCTGCAACTGCTGCGCCGCCATCATTCAGCGGAGCAGAAGCTGATGCTGCTGGGTTACAGCGGTGAGCTGTCCGGCGGTGGTGGCGGCACCGCCATGGGTGTCGTGCAGGCAGCTTATCGCGCTGGCGTCTTGAAGGAGGTGCTGGTGAGCGAGGCCAGTCCCTCGCAGGCGGGGTCGCGGCTGGCGGCCTGGGAGCTTGAGCGTGCAGGTGTCCCGCACCTGCTGATGGCCGACAGCGCAGCCGCGCGGATCATGAAGTGCGACCCGGTGTCCTGGGTGATCGTTGGTGCCGAGCGCATTGCTGCCAACGGTGACGTTATCACCACCCAGGGGACCTACGCGCTCGCCATTCTCGCCATGCACCACGGCTTGCGCTTTATGGTGGTGGCTTCCACGGCGGCGTTGGACATGAGTCTCAGTGACGGCGATGCGCTGGAGCCTGAGGTGTTGCATGGCGCAGCCGGTGCCAGCCAGCCGCTGGACGTCACGCCCGTGGAGCTGATTGACGCCATCGTCACGGAAAAAGGCGTGATTGAGCGGCCCGATGAGGGCAAGATCGCCAAACTCATGAGTATTCGCCGGCTGCATTGA
- a CDS encoding TRZ/ATZ family hydrolase, translating into MTTLPGELDLLIVPRWIIPVVPRGVVLEQHALAVHQGRIVGLLPLSSANALQPRERRDLPNHALIPGLINAHGHAAMTLFRGLADDLPLMTWLTDHIWPAEGRWVNADFARLGTELAIAEMLRGGTTCFSDMYFYPDVAAAAALDAGMRAQLCFPVIDNPIPGARDAAEAIAKGLKLRDDTRHSGLISTAFGPHAPYTVGDDTLTRIRTLADELDMPIHMHVHETAGEVADAVNQTGERPLQRLQRLGLLSPRLQAVHMTEISDADLALLVEYGVQLVHCPESNLKLASGMMPVQRLLDSGLNVALGTDGAASNNDLDMFGEMRTAALLAKMVAGTPTALDAHSALHMATLGGARALGLDEEIGSLEVGKAADIAAVDLSGIAQQPLYNPASQLLYTCNANQVSDVWIAGRVKLRDGQLVGLDTHTTLQQARELAALIAQGEPHES; encoded by the coding sequence ATGACCACCCTGCCCGGCGAGCTCGACCTGTTGATCGTGCCTCGCTGGATCATCCCTGTTGTGCCACGCGGCGTGGTGCTGGAACAGCACGCCCTGGCGGTCCATCAAGGCCGTATCGTCGGCCTGTTGCCGCTGAGCAGCGCCAACGCCCTGCAACCGCGCGAACGCCGCGACCTGCCAAACCACGCGCTGATTCCCGGCCTGATCAACGCCCACGGCCATGCCGCAATGACACTGTTCCGTGGCCTGGCGGACGACCTGCCGTTGATGACCTGGCTCACAGACCATATATGGCCCGCCGAAGGACGCTGGGTCAACGCCGATTTTGCCCGCCTGGGCACCGAGCTGGCGATTGCCGAGATGCTGCGCGGCGGTACCACCTGTTTCTCCGACATGTATTTCTACCCGGATGTTGCAGCCGCGGCAGCACTGGATGCAGGCATGCGCGCGCAGCTGTGCTTCCCGGTAATCGACAATCCGATCCCCGGCGCACGCGATGCCGCCGAGGCGATCGCCAAGGGCTTGAAGCTGCGCGACGACACCCGCCACAGCGGGCTGATCTCCACCGCATTCGGCCCGCATGCGCCCTACACGGTAGGCGACGACACCCTGACGCGTATCCGCACCCTGGCCGACGAGCTCGACATGCCGATTCACATGCATGTCCACGAGACCGCCGGTGAGGTAGCCGATGCCGTCAACCAAACCGGCGAGCGACCGCTACAACGCCTGCAGCGTCTGGGCCTGCTCAGCCCCAGATTGCAAGCAGTGCATATGACCGAGATCAGCGATGCCGATCTGGCCTTGCTGGTCGAATACGGCGTACAGCTGGTGCACTGCCCTGAATCCAACCTCAAGCTGGCCAGCGGCATGATGCCGGTCCAGCGCCTGCTCGACAGCGGCCTGAACGTCGCCCTGGGCACCGACGGCGCGGCCAGCAACAATGATCTGGACATGTTCGGCGAGATGCGCACCGCCGCCCTGCTGGCCAAGATGGTTGCCGGCACCCCTACCGCCCTGGACGCCCACAGCGCCCTGCATATGGCCACGCTGGGCGGCGCACGGGCGCTCGGGCTGGACGAGGAGATCGGCTCACTGGAAGTCGGCAAGGCCGCCGATATCGCTGCCGTAGACCTCTCAGGAATCGCCCAGCAGCCACTCTACAACCCAGCGTCCCAGCTGCTGTACACCTGCAACGCCAACCAGGTCAGCGATGTCTGGATAGCCGGGCGCGTCAAACTGCGCGACGGCCAGCTGGTCGGCCTTGATACGCACACCACCTTGCAGCAAGCCCGCGAGCTGGCTGCCCTTATTGCCCAAGGGGAACCCCATGAGTCTTAA
- the ubiG gene encoding bifunctional 2-polyprenyl-6-hydroxyphenol methylase/3-demethylubiquinol 3-O-methyltransferase UbiG, whose protein sequence is MSLNVDRAEIAKFEALASRWWDRNSEFKPLHEINPLRTNWIDERASLAGKKVLDVGCGGGILAEAMAQRGAQVTGIDMGEAPLAVARLHQLESGVSVEYEQSTAEEFAELHAGTFDVVTCLEMLEHVPDPSSVIRACAKLVKPGGQVFFSTINRNPKSFMFAIVGAEYVLRMLPRGTHEFAKFIRPAELGRWVRDASLDLQDITGLTFNPLTRTYKLEPDVDVNYMVHCQREAQA, encoded by the coding sequence ATGAGTCTTAACGTTGACCGCGCTGAAATCGCCAAATTTGAGGCGCTGGCAAGCCGCTGGTGGGACCGTAACAGCGAGTTCAAGCCGCTGCATGAGATCAACCCGCTGCGCACCAACTGGATCGACGAGCGCGCCAGCCTGGCCGGCAAGAAAGTACTGGACGTCGGCTGTGGCGGCGGCATTCTGGCCGAGGCTATGGCCCAGCGCGGCGCCCAGGTAACCGGTATCGACATGGGCGAAGCGCCCCTGGCGGTCGCCCGCCTGCACCAACTGGAATCCGGTGTCAGCGTCGAGTACGAGCAAAGCACCGCCGAAGAGTTTGCCGAGCTGCACGCCGGCACCTTTGACGTGGTGACCTGCCTGGAGATGCTCGAGCACGTGCCTGATCCAAGCTCGGTGATTCGCGCCTGCGCCAAACTGGTCAAGCCGGGCGGCCAGGTGTTCTTCTCGACCATCAACCGCAACCCCAAGTCGTTTATGTTCGCCATCGTTGGCGCCGAGTACGTCTTGCGCATGCTGCCGCGCGGCACCCACGAATTTGCCAAGTTCATCCGTCCGGCCGAGCTGGGCCGCTGGGTACGCGATGCCAGCCTTGACCTGCAGGACATCACCGGCCTGACCTTCAACCCGCTGACCCGCACCTACAAGCTGGAGCCAGACGTTGACGTCAACTACATGGTGCATTGCCAGCGCGAGGCGCAAGCCTGA
- a CDS encoding HAD family hydrolase: MLSGVLFDLDGTLLDTAEDFVQIIQTMLQEHGKPAVDAAVIRAQVSDGSIGMLSTAFTLCAQDSAFAALREDFLQRYEQGLARHTRPFPGISELLDWLDAEGVPWGVVTNKLSRFSIPLLEQTGLATRCASLVCPDQVSRGKPDPESALKACSEMGIDPSGCVFIGDHLRDIQAGHAAGMTTIAALYGYLPAEEDPIAWQATHSVQHASELLPWLQQRHQPETPHV, translated from the coding sequence ATGCTCAGTGGCGTGCTCTTTGATCTGGACGGCACTCTGCTTGATACCGCCGAAGACTTTGTTCAGATCATCCAGACCATGCTGCAGGAGCACGGTAAACCGGCAGTTGACGCTGCAGTGATCCGCGCCCAGGTATCCGATGGATCGATCGGCATGCTGTCGACCGCCTTCACCCTCTGCGCGCAGGACAGCGCCTTCGCGGCGCTGCGCGAGGACTTTCTACAGCGCTATGAGCAGGGTCTGGCACGGCACACCCGCCCTTTTCCCGGCATCAGCGAGCTGCTGGACTGGCTGGACGCCGAAGGTGTGCCCTGGGGCGTGGTGACCAACAAACTTAGCCGCTTCAGCATTCCGCTGCTGGAGCAAACCGGGCTCGCCACCCGCTGCGCCTCGCTGGTTTGCCCGGATCAGGTGTCGCGCGGCAAGCCTGACCCGGAGTCCGCCTTGAAGGCCTGCAGCGAAATGGGCATCGACCCGTCTGGCTGCGTATTTATTGGCGACCACCTGCGCGACATTCAGGCCGGTCACGCTGCCGGCATGACGACTATTGCCGCGTTGTACGGCTACCTGCCGGCCGAAGAAGACCCTATTGCCTGGCAAGCCACCCATAGCGTGCAGCACGCCAGCGAACTACTGCCCTGGCTGCAACAACGGCATCAACCGGAGACCCCCCATGTTTGA
- a CDS encoding YciK family oxidoreductase yields the protein MFEYTAPADLLAGRVILITGAGDGIGRACALSCAAHGATVVLVGRTQSKLEEVYDAIEAAGHPQPALCPLNLETATEKDYEDLADQLFDAFGKLDGLVHNAAELGPRTLLDGVKADAWLRVMQVNVNAPFLLTKAMMPLLRAADDASVVLLSSSVGRKGRAYWGPYAVSKFAVEGMMQVLADEQDGTSNIRVNSVNPGATRTRMRATAYPNEPVETNPEPEAIMPVFLYLLGPDGKAHNGAALNAQ from the coding sequence ATGTTTGAGTACACTGCCCCGGCCGATCTGCTGGCCGGCCGCGTCATCCTGATTACCGGTGCCGGCGACGGCATCGGCCGTGCCTGCGCCCTGAGCTGCGCGGCCCACGGCGCTACCGTGGTGTTGGTTGGCCGCACCCAAAGCAAACTGGAAGAGGTTTACGACGCCATTGAGGCGGCCGGCCATCCGCAACCGGCGCTCTGCCCGCTGAACCTGGAAACCGCCACCGAAAAGGACTACGAAGACCTGGCAGACCAGTTGTTTGATGCCTTTGGCAAACTGGACGGCCTGGTACATAACGCCGCCGAGCTAGGCCCGCGGACGCTGCTTGATGGCGTCAAGGCTGATGCCTGGCTGCGCGTCATGCAGGTCAACGTCAACGCCCCCTTCCTGCTGACCAAAGCGATGATGCCGTTGCTGCGTGCCGCCGATGACGCATCGGTCGTACTGCTGTCTTCCAGCGTTGGTCGCAAGGGCCGCGCCTACTGGGGCCCCTACGCCGTCAGCAAGTTCGCAGTGGAAGGCATGATGCAGGTGCTGGCCGATGAGCAGGACGGCACCAGCAACATCCGCGTCAACAGCGTAAACCCGGGCGCCACCCGCACTCGCATGCGCGCCACGGCCTACCCGAACGAGCCGGTTGAGACCAACCCAGAGCCGGAAGCGATCATGCCGGTGTTCCTGTATCTGCTCGGCCCGGATGGCAAGGCGCACAACGGCGCCGCGCTGAACGCGCAGTAG
- a CDS encoding GGDEF domain-containing protein: MPVQGNTIDFDSARVKLAQGSVTRRRGNKPSASFEAVQRQLNLTLQTSLELDRVLGMFFAGLQELLQVDGMEYRHSAANASLSLGQVALHRCSYRLSHAGSYMGELQFSRQSRFAEAELASLEALLGTLLFPLRNALMYREALACALNDTLTGAGNRLALNQNLERDLRLAKRSGQLLSVLVLDVDHFKRINDRYGHAYGDEALKGVVDCVAASLRNVDGLYRLGGEEFVVLLHNTDPAACTMVAERIRSAIEQLQFEIDGQPLPMTVSLGCSTLRADDDAASLLSRADLRMYEAKRSGRNRVVGQ; encoded by the coding sequence ATGCCCGTACAGGGAAACACCATCGATTTCGACTCGGCTCGCGTCAAACTCGCCCAAGGCAGCGTGACGCGTAGACGCGGCAACAAGCCTAGCGCCAGCTTCGAAGCCGTGCAGCGCCAGCTCAACCTGACCCTGCAAACCAGCCTGGAGCTGGACCGGGTGCTTGGGATGTTTTTCGCAGGGTTGCAGGAGCTGCTGCAGGTTGACGGCATGGAGTACCGTCACAGCGCTGCGAACGCGAGCCTGAGCCTTGGTCAGGTCGCGTTGCATCGCTGCAGCTACCGCCTGTCACATGCCGGGAGCTACATGGGCGAGCTGCAATTCAGTCGCCAAAGCCGCTTTGCCGAAGCCGAGCTGGCGAGCCTGGAAGCGCTGCTAGGCACCCTGCTGTTTCCCCTGCGCAACGCGCTGATGTACCGCGAGGCGCTGGCCTGCGCGCTGAACGACACCCTGACCGGGGCTGGCAACCGGCTGGCACTGAACCAGAACCTGGAGCGAGACTTGCGACTGGCCAAACGCAGCGGCCAGCTTCTGTCAGTACTGGTGCTCGATGTCGATCACTTCAAGCGCATCAACGACCGCTATGGTCACGCCTACGGTGACGAAGCGCTCAAGGGTGTTGTGGACTGCGTAGCCGCCTCGCTGCGCAATGTCGACGGCTTGTACCGCCTGGGCGGCGAAGAATTTGTAGTGCTGCTGCACAACACCGACCCTGCCGCCTGCACCATGGTAGCCGAGCGCATTCGCAGCGCGATTGAACAGCTGCAGTTTGAGATCGACGGCCAACCGCTGCCCATGACTGTCAGCCTGGGGTGCAGCACGCTGCGTGCAGACGATGATGCCGCGAGCCTACTCAGCCGAGCGGACCTGCGCATGTACGAGGCGAAGCGAAGCGGGCGCAACCGCGTGGTCGGACAATAA